From one Cupriavidus sp. P-10 genomic stretch:
- the bcsZ gene encoding cellulose synthase complex periplasmic endoglucanase BcsZ: protein MRRTLTGLCRWLAAGALACASLAAVAAAPAPACKWADWDAFRQHLLSADGRVIDRSSDRQATVSEGQAYGLFFALVANDRASFDKLLAWTENNLAQGDLVSHLPAWIWGRLTPAQAASAGHAGNPGSGWGVIDSNPASDADLWIAYALLEAGRLWQERRFTALGTLLARRILREETAVLPGLGRTVLPGPQGFRLGDKRWRLNPSYVPLQVMRRLAAALPEEPAWQQLVGTSARLMLDTAPRGFSPDWVEYEADRGFLPDAATHAESAYNAIRVYLWAGMLPADEPQRAALLRTFTPLADYVAARGYPPERIDTQTGQPGPNAGNGGFSAAVAPYLAALGRADQAAAQARRTRELAQREPGGQAGYYTQVLTLFGLGYLDGQYRFARDGALLPAWKTGCPAR, encoded by the coding sequence ATGCGGCGCACGCTGACAGGCCTGTGCCGATGGCTGGCAGCCGGCGCGCTGGCCTGTGCCTCCCTGGCGGCGGTAGCGGCCGCGCCCGCGCCTGCCTGCAAGTGGGCCGACTGGGATGCCTTCCGCCAGCACCTGCTGAGCGCCGACGGGCGCGTGATCGACCGCAGCTCGGACCGGCAGGCCACCGTTTCCGAAGGCCAGGCCTACGGCCTGTTCTTTGCGCTGGTGGCCAACGACCGCGCGAGCTTCGACAAGCTGCTGGCCTGGACCGAGAACAACCTCGCGCAGGGCGACCTGGTCTCGCACCTGCCCGCATGGATCTGGGGCAGGCTCACGCCCGCGCAGGCGGCCAGCGCCGGCCACGCAGGCAACCCAGGCAGCGGCTGGGGCGTGATCGACAGCAATCCGGCATCCGATGCAGACCTGTGGATCGCCTATGCGCTGCTGGAAGCGGGCCGGCTGTGGCAGGAGCGCCGCTTCACCGCGCTCGGCACCTTGCTGGCACGACGCATCCTGCGCGAGGAAACCGCGGTGCTGCCCGGCCTGGGCCGCACCGTGCTGCCGGGACCGCAGGGCTTCAGGCTGGGCGACAAGCGCTGGCGCCTGAACCCCAGCTACGTGCCGCTGCAGGTGATGCGCCGGCTGGCCGCCGCGCTGCCGGAAGAACCGGCGTGGCAGCAGCTGGTGGGCACTTCGGCGCGGCTGATGCTGGACACGGCGCCGCGCGGTTTCTCGCCCGACTGGGTCGAATACGAGGCCGATCGCGGCTTCCTGCCCGACGCCGCCACCCACGCCGAAAGCGCCTACAACGCGATCCGTGTCTACCTGTGGGCCGGCATGCTGCCCGCCGACGAGCCCCAGCGCGCCGCGCTGCTGCGCACCTTCACGCCGCTGGCCGACTATGTCGCGGCCAGGGGCTATCCGCCCGAGCGCATCGACACGCAGACCGGCCAGCCGGGTCCCAACGCGGGCAACGGCGGCTTCAGCGCCGCGGTGGCACCGTACCTGGCCGCGCTCGGCCGCGCCGACCAGGCCGCCGCGCAGGCGCGCCGCACGCGCGAGCTGGCGCAGCGCGAGCCTGGCGGA